In Hallerella succinigenes, the following are encoded in one genomic region:
- the dnaB gene encoding replicative DNA helicase, protein MDQEQENYEYSGRAAPQAVEAEVFFLGGVMQDPNVLSDVVSLLDPDDFFQERHKIIWEALQRLSQFNTPIDVVTLSNALETENKLEAAGGREYLLKLIESVASGANARYHAEIIQKKAVMRRLINVSTTAIREAQDPTAEPDDVISKLEGSVMALAEKQVKNSLRPASEVVQEILKAVEMRKDGFSGCPTGFTDLDRLTNGLQPSDLIILAGRPGMGKSAFALTLAANSSVNYGKHVAFFSLEMGAEQLMQRIICSLAGIELSKFRSGHLNQDEFAKLPGAASRIMQSNTLYVDDNLDLGIMELLSKCRSLKRKVGLDLVIVDYLQLMKTGKEENRAVAVGAISRGLKVLAKDLKIPVIALAQLSRKTEERADAARSIKARPQLSDLRESGSIEQDADMVWFIERPFYRSHDEADKNKAQLLVAKHRNGATADIDLTWIPQYTRFDNYIPEEEAGPDGGMGFGSVDDIGI, encoded by the coding sequence ATGGATCAGGAACAAGAAAATTACGAGTACAGCGGTAGAGCAGCACCCCAGGCAGTCGAAGCGGAAGTGTTTTTCCTCGGCGGTGTGATGCAAGACCCGAACGTCCTTTCGGACGTGGTTTCGCTGCTCGATCCCGATGACTTTTTCCAGGAACGTCACAAGATTATTTGGGAAGCGCTTCAGAGGCTTTCCCAGTTCAACACGCCGATCGACGTGGTGACGCTCAGCAACGCGCTTGAAACGGAGAACAAACTCGAAGCGGCAGGCGGAAGAGAATATCTCTTGAAGCTGATCGAATCCGTGGCGAGCGGCGCGAATGCTCGTTACCATGCAGAAATCATTCAGAAAAAGGCGGTGATGCGCCGCCTGATTAACGTATCGACGACAGCGATCCGCGAGGCGCAGGATCCGACGGCGGAACCGGACGATGTGATTTCGAAGCTCGAAGGCTCCGTGATGGCACTTGCTGAAAAGCAGGTGAAGAATTCCCTGCGCCCAGCAAGTGAAGTCGTGCAAGAAATTTTAAAAGCCGTGGAAATGCGTAAGGACGGTTTCTCGGGCTGCCCGACAGGCTTTACGGATCTTGACCGCTTGACGAACGGTTTGCAACCTTCCGACTTGATCATTCTCGCTGGACGTCCGGGTATGGGTAAGTCCGCTTTTGCGCTGACCCTTGCGGCGAATTCCAGTGTGAACTACGGAAAGCATGTCGCGTTCTTTAGCTTGGAAATGGGCGCAGAACAGTTGATGCAGCGTATTATCTGTTCCTTGGCGGGAATTGAACTTTCCAAGTTCCGTTCGGGTCATTTGAACCAGGATGAATTTGCAAAGCTCCCGGGCGCGGCAAGCCGTATTATGCAGTCGAATACGCTCTACGTGGATGACAACTTGGACTTGGGCATTATGGAACTCCTTTCCAAGTGCCGAAGTTTAAAACGCAAGGTTGGCTTGGACCTAGTGATTGTGGACTACTTGCAGCTGATGAAAACAGGCAAGGAAGAAAACCGTGCGGTCGCCGTCGGTGCGATTTCCCGTGGATTGAAGGTGCTGGCGAAGGATTTGAAAATCCCGGTTATCGCTCTTGCTCAGCTTTCCCGTAAAACGGAAGAACGTGCGGATGCCGCTCGCAGTATCAAAGCTCGTCCGCAGCTTTCCGACTTGCGTGAATCCGGTTCTATCGAACAGGACGCTGATATGGTGTGGTTCATTGAACGTCCGTTTTACCGTAGCCATGATGAAGCGGATAAGAACAAGGCTCAACTGCTCGTGGCAAAGCACCGTAACGGTGCAACGGCCGACATTGACCTGACTTGGATTCCGCAGTACACGCGTTTCGACAACTACATTCCCGAAGAAGAAGCGGGCCCGGATGGCGGCATGGGCTTCGGTTCGGTGGATGACATCGGAATTTAG